The DNA region GTCCAAGCGACCGTCCAAATTCGGGTGTGGTTTGATGCTCCAGTTGTAGTGTTCAACCACCTGATCGAGAGTTCGGAACCGCCCGTCGTGCATGAACGGTCCCGTCAACTCAACGTTGCGGAGCGATGGCGACTTGAACCGGCCACGATCCATCTCAGCATTGCTGATCGCACCCACGCCCAAATCGACTTCGTCCGTGTCCGCGTCCACTCCGTTGACCGCCGGAGTCGTCATCGTGAAAAACGCGGCTTGCCGGGATGGGCGTTTGGACGAGTCATAGGGTTCATCGGGTCGATGCGGGTTGAACGGCAAAGCATTGCTCAAGTGGCACGACACGCAATTGGCTCGGCGAAGGAAAACGTCTTTCCCCAAGTTTTCCTGTTCAGTGAAGTTGGGAAACGACCTGCGATACGAACCGGCTTCCGCCAAACCGATGTCGTACTTCGATTGGTACGAGACTATTGAACGAACGAATTGGGCCAACGCCTTCGCCACCCGATCGATCGTGACCTCCGATGATCCAAATGCTTTGGTGAACAGAGGCGGGTAAATCGGATCGGCCGCCAACTGAGGGATCAACTCATCCAAGTCATGCCCCATCTCGATCGGGTTCTCGATCGGCATCAGGACTTGTTGTTCCAAGGTCCGAGCACGTTCGTCCCAGAAGAAACGACCACGTTGATAGAAGCGAGCGTTCACGAGGCTCATTGAGTTGCGAGCGACTTTCTCGCCGTCAAAGCCGACGCTCAAGGGTTCGTCATCTGTGAACGACAACTCCTGTTTGTGACACGATGCGCACGACACGGTTCCGTTGGCGGACAGCGACATGTCGTAGAACAGGACTCGTCCGAGCGTCGCGCCGTCATCGGTGAGCGAGTTGTCCGGTGGCGTGTTGTCGAAGCGTTCCACGGCGGACCGAAAGTGTTCCGGCCAATCGATATCGCTGTAGTTGAACGGAGTCTCGGGCAGTTCCAATCGCCGCGTCTCCGGTGCGGTGCCCTGCCCCACCGCAGAAGGTTCGGCGGCGACGCTGTAGCGAAAACCCATCACGCACGTGGCGAGCCCGAAAGCGATTGCCAATTGCCACACCGCCCTACCCTGCTGCGTTCTCGAATCAGTCCGTGCAAAATGCAGATTCGTCATGATTGGCATCGTGGCATGTCTCGGGAAGGCGGGAGATTCGACCGCGGCAGTTTAGCATTTTGACGAGGAATGCGAGACGCAATGTCCACCGCCCTGCCCTGCTCCGACCGCAAAACCGGACATCGCGAATCCTGACCGAAGATCACTGGTAGCTTGAATCGCCGCGGCTTTTTGGGCGGAAACGTCGTGCAAAACGGAGCGAAAGACGCAATCGCGAAATGCGAGTTTCTCTCGGATCGCTGAGCGGGTACAAACGTTGGCTGACGCGCACCCTCGAAAAGGATTTTGCTGAATGTCGGATACGATCATCGCCCCTGAAATGAGCATCGAAGCGGCGACGGAAATTCCCGAACCCCAACCGTTTGTTCACCTGCACTGCCACAGTCACTACAGCTTGCTCGATGGAGCCGGTGACATCGGAAAGTTGGTCAACCGAGCCGTTGATCATGGGATGAATGCGCTGGCGCTGACCGACCACGGAAACCTACACGGTGCACTCGAGTTCTATCGCAAAGCCAAAGACGCTGGCATCAATCCGATCATCGGATACGAAGCCTACATCGCACCGGGAAGTCGATTCGACAAAGGTGGAGCAAGTAGCAGCAAAGCGGCGAGCTATCACCTGACGCTATTGGCTCAGAACCGAACCGGGTTCAAGAACCTGATCAAGCTGGCGTCGGCCGCGTCACTGGAAGGTTTCTACTTCAAACCGCGAATCGATAAAGAGATTCTTGAGAAGTACAACGAGGGCATCGTGTGCTTGTCGGGTTGCGTGAGCAGTGAATTCAGCCGTGCGATTCTGAAAGGGATTCAAACCAAAGAACACGAACAAGAAGCCAAGAAGGTTGCCGGTTGGTTCCACAAGGTCTTCGGTGATCGTTACTTCATCGAGATCATGAACAACGACGTCGACATCCAACGCACCCAGCTCGAAGGCGCGGTCGACATTGCCAACAAGATGGGTTTGCCTTTGGTCGCGACCAGTGATTGCCACTACGTCAATCAAGAGGACGCGGAAGCCCAAGACATCATGTTGTGCATCAACACCGGGCGATTCAGAACCGACAACACGCGAATGAAAATGGAGAACGATCAGTTCTTCCTTCGCAGCCCGCAACAGATGTATGAGAAGTTCCCGGGACTCGAGGACGCGGTCGGTCGCAGCCAACAAATCGCCGACACCGTCGACATTCAGTTGGAGTTCAACCAGTACTTTTTCCCGAGCTTCCCCTGCCCCGACGAATTGACGCCGCTCGATTACCTGCGAAAGCTTTGCGAGCAGGGATTGATGGAGCGTTACGAAGGCGATGATGAACGCATCATCGACGGGAAGCTTTCCGACGAAGTGATGGCTCGTCTGGATCGCGAATTGGACGTGATCGAAAAGTTGGGCTATCCGACTTACTTCTTGATCGTTTGGGACTTCGTCAACCACGCTCGCGACATCGGCATCAGCGCGACGGCCCGGGGTTCGGGTGTGGGTGCGATCGTGTGTTATGCGCTTTACATGTCGCACGTTTGTCCGCTGCGTTATGACTTGCTGTTCGAACGATTTCTCGATGAGTCGCGGACCGAGCCGCCTGATATCGACATCGACTTCGAAAAAGAACGTCGGATCGAAGTCATTGACTATGTGAAGGAACGTTATGGCAGCGAGATGGTTTGCCAGATCGGAACGTTCGGAACGCTTGCCGCGAAGGCTGCGATCAAGGACACCGGTCGCGCTCTTGGCATTCCGCTTTCACGTGTCAACCAAATCACCGAGTTGGTTCCCGACGAGCTGAAGATCACCATTGCGAAGTCGCTCGACAAGAGCGCCGACCTGAAGATGATCTATGACGGCGATCCAGAAATTCGCGAACTGCTTGACCTGGCGATGAAGATCGAAGGTTTGGCTCGCAACGTCGGCACGCACGCCGCCGCGGTGGTGATCGCCGACAAACCGCTGACCGAATACGTGCCGCTTGGCCGCGTGCCGGGTAAGCAAGACGTGATTACCCAGTGGGCAATGGTCGATGTGGAAGCGTCGGGTCTGCTGAAGATGGACTTCCTGGGTCTTCGAAACCTGACGATCCTTTCGCGAACGGTGAAGTTGGTCGAGCAGACGACTGGCAACACGATTGATCCGCTGAAGTTCCCTCTGGACGACAAACCGTCCTACGCATTGCTGCAACGCGGCGAAACCAAGGGAGTTTTCCAGCTCGAGTCCGGCGGGATTCGCGATTTGCTTCAGCGGATGAAGCCCGACACGTTCAACGACATCATCGCGACGGCCGCGCTTTACCGTCCTGGTCCGCTCGAGGGCGGGATGGTCGACGATTACGTCAATATCAAACACGGTCGTCAGCAACCGGAGTACAAACACCCGGTCTTGAAAGAGATCTTGGAAGAGACCAACTCGATCATGGTCTACCAAGAACAGGTGATGCGGATTCTCAACCGCCTCGGAGACGTGCCGCTGGCCAAAGCGTACACGTGCATCAAGGCGATTAGTAAAAAGAAGCAGGCGTTGATCGATGCCAATCACGACGTCTTCATCGCCGGATCGGTCAAGAATGGTCTGGCAGAAAAAGACGCCGAGGACATTTGGAACCTGATCGTCAAGTTTGCCGGTTACGGTTTCAACAAGTCGCACTCGACCGCGTACGCTTTGGTCGCGTACCAGACCGCGTTTTTGAAAGCCCACTACCCCGTCGAGTTCATGGCGGCGTTGTTGTCCAGCGACATCTCGGGGCGGAACTTCAAACGCAAAGACGCGCTCGTCGAGCACATGGAAGATTGCGACCGGATGGACATCGAGGTGTTGCCACCAAATGTCAATCAATCCGACGCGGACTTTGGTGTTCTGGATGGCAAGATTCCGTTTGCGCTATCGGCCATCAAGGCTTGCGGTGGTTCGACCGCGATCAGCATCGAAGCCGAACGCCGAAAGAATGGTCCGTTCAAAGACATCTTTGACTTCTGCGAACGAATCGATCCGCATGATTGCAACCGAAGTGCGATCGAGACGCTGATCAAAGCCGGTGCGTTCGATTCTTTTGGTGCCAAACGCAGCCAATTGGCGTCCGTGATCGAACGAGCAATGCAAGCGGGTGCGAAGGTTCAAGCGGACAAGAAGACCGGGCAAGCGAGCTTCTTCGATGCATTCGACGAAGACGACGATGCCAGTGACGATGGCGATTCCGCCGCGGTGCCGCTTCCCGACATCGAAGAGTGGCCCGACCGCGAAAAGTTGTTGGCCGAGAAGGAAGTCTTGGGCTTCTATCTCGACAGTCACCCGCTGGCTGAGTTTGAAAACAAGCTGGCGACGTTCCGCACGCACACGACCGAATCGATGGCGGATTGCAAAGACCGCGATGAGGTCATCGTTGGCGGAATGATCAGCAGCATCAAAATCGCACACACCAAGAACCCGAAACCGGGTGCGCCCAGCAAATACGCCAACTTCGATTTGGAAGACATGGCAGGCAGTGTTCGTTGCATTTGTTGGCCGAAGGGGTTCGCGGTTTGTGGCGAACGAATTCAGCCCGATGCTGTGGTGCTGGCCAAAGCCAAAGTCGACCGTCGTGGCGGTGGTGATGAAATCAACCTGATCATCGACGAACTGACGCCGCTGGACGAGCTCGATTCACGCTACACCCACGGGATTCGGATCCGTTTGGACGAAGCGGAGCACGACGAGAAGACGGTGTCCAACGTGCGTGAAATCGTTCGCGGCTACCCGGGCAACAAGGATTTGTTGTTGGCGATGCAGTTGTGCGAAGGCGAGACGGTGCATTTCAAAGCTGACAAGTTCCGAGTCGATATCACGCCGCAATTGCGAGAACGATTGGACGATCTGCTGGGCACGGGCCACTACAAACTGCTGATGAGCAAACCCAAACGTTAGGAATCCAACGCCGTTCAAAAGTAGGGCCGGTTCCTACCGGCCGCTGCAGAAGAGTGCCGCGGAAATTGGCCGGTGAGGAGTGGCTGCCGAGGAGTGGCCGGTGGGAACCGGACCTACAAAAGAAAAACCACGTGGGCTCGATGAATCGGGCTTCCACGTGGCATGAGTCGATCGTTGAGTCAGCGAGCTCAATCGTTCTGTTTCTTCTTTCCTTTGCCTTTCCCCTTGCCCTTGCCCTGGCCTTTTCCTTTACCCTGGCCGCGTTCTTTGGCAGCGGTCATTTGCTTTTGGGCTTGCTCGGGCAGAGCCGCGATCTGTTCCGCGGTTAGCATCCCCGCCACAGAGGCTCGCATCGATCGAACGGCCTTTTGCTGCTTTGCGAAAAGGGCTTGTTCCTCTTCGCTGAAACCTTCTTTTAGCTTCGCGGCCAATTCTTTGCCCTTCACGCCGGCCTCACGAGCCTCCTTCTGAATCTCGGAACGTTTCTTCGTCAGTGCGGGGGTTAGTCCCTCCTCCTTCAGTTCTTTCATTTGGGCGGTGAAGGATTCTTTGGCTTCGTTCCACTTCTCTTTCTGCTCGTCGGTCAGATCGACCTTCTCGAGCGACTTGGCGACGTTCTGGGCGATCCAGGTGCCGGCACCCCGGTTTCCGGCTCGTTTTTTCTTACCTTCGGGTTTGTCGTCTGCGGTTGCCGAAGCAGCCAAGCAAGCAATCAGGGCCATCGCAATCAGGTGTCTCATCCGCGTCTCTCCAGGTTGGGAAGTGATGTTGGTGTTGATTTTACCGTCCTCAAACCCGTGCGGGGCATCAGGTTCCGCAAAACCGTTCCAAGGGGACTCGAATTCCGGCGACCGCATGTCCGCGTTGGCGGTCAAAAGCGTTCGGGAACTTTCCGGTCTCATTTTGCATCCAACGCCAGGTGAAAGTCATCGAAACCGGATGACCGTCACGACCGTCACGCAGCGACATAAACCCTGCCATAACAGCGTTTTTCGTTGCTTTGCGAGGCACCCCAAGTACACTCGACCCCCGCGGCCAAGCCCCAATTGCGCAGCCGCTGCAACTTATCCAAACTGCCAAAAACCAGCTTTTTCTCTGACTTTGGCATCCATTTTCGCAACTTCCCCCGCATCCTGCTCCGCCGCCGACCAGCCCCAAATTGGTTTGCCACGAGCGGCACGACGAGGCCAACACTGATGACGATCGGTACCCCGGGCAACTCTTCCAACATGCACAACGCCAACGAATCGGCCGCTAAGCGGCGTGATGATCGTCGCCGCCGCAGCGGATCTTCCTTGTTGGGAGGTCAATCACGACGCGGGAAAACGCAACGTGCCAAGCTGGAACGACGCCTCCAGTCGCAATCGCTCGAAGCTCGCCAATTGTTGGCTGGGCCCGAGTTGGTCGCGATCCAGCCCAACGCATCGGAGCTGATCGACAACAGCAGCACGATTCGTCCGGTCAATGGCCTCGAGCTTTTGAACGTGTCGCCGAATGAGCTGACGTTCCGTTTCGATGACGATTCGTCGATCGATCCAACCACACTCGGAACGGCTGACAATCCGCTTGCGATCAGCGTGACGCGTGCGGGCGAAGACGGTGGGTTTGAAGCGGCGACGGCCGTGACGGACTTCAACACCAATGGGAATGTGTTGCTCGAGTTCCGCGCCTCCGCGGCTGGTGTCAGTGGCAACGGAACAGTCGTCACCCTGACCGGGACGTCTCGTTCGCTGACGACCGCTCCCGTGATCATCACCCAAGATCCTGAGAACAAAACGCTCAGCATCAACCTGAACTCGAACCCAAGCCGCCCGGCAACCGTTCGTGATCTGACGCTTGCACTGCAAGATTACAACGCCACGCAGCGGAACCTAAACCGCGAGACCGTCGCCGACGGTTTCCAGGTCAGCGGCCCATCGTCGACTCCGATCGGCCCAGCGGTTGCCAGCAACCCAGTTTCGCTCACGTTGTCAGGTGCCAACGCCGCACAATCGGTCACCGACTTGGGTCTGGGCAATGCCTTCAGCACCAAGATCGTTGCCAACCAATCAGGTGTTGGTGGACAAGGCATCTCAGTCATCGTTCAGTCGCGTGACTTTGGTGGCCCAACGGCTCCGTTGGTTTCCGTCAGTGGCAAAATCATCACGGTTCAGGTCAATCGCAACGCGTCGAGCCCCACGACCGTGGCTGAGTTCATCGATGCACTCAACAACACGCCCACCGCAGCGGAATTGGTCACCGCGACCCAAGAACGCGGAAGCACCAGCCAAACGATTGGCACCTTCGCGGGCACGCTGCCGTTGACAGGCGCGACGGACACTCCCGTCAATGCGGGCTACATCGGTTTGGGCAGCAACCCCAACGAAGTCGTCTTCCGTTTCGCTGAACCACTTCCTGACGATGCCTATCAAGTCGAAATCTTTGGTGCCGGCGATCGTGCTTTGCGAAACCTCGCGGGCGAAGCGTTCAACGACGGTGTCGACTTTGCCGTTCCATTCATACTGAACAAACCACCGCAAGTTTTGGCAGTGGTTCCGGAACCAATCGACGTCGACAACCAAGGCCAACGCACACCTCGATTGAACATGATCGATGTGTACTTCACCGAAGATGTCAACGTTGCCGAACTGACGACTCAGTCCGAGTTGTTCCAACTGATTTACACCCGCGACACCGTCACGGGAGCAGACGACGACGTCTTCACTCCTACGGCAATCGCGTCGATCGCTGGCAAACCGAACGCGGTTCGATTGACCTTCGATGACTTTTTGAACGACGGCAACAGCAACTTCAGCTTCTCCGAAGTTCCTGACCTGACGCAACAAACCAATCCACCGATGCCGATCGATCAGTTGCCCAAGATCTCGGGCGCGATCCGATTGAAAGTCGGCAACGACAGTGCCTTGCCAATGACGCCGGGCAATGTTTCGGTTGCTGGCGATGCAGGCGACAGCTTTGACACCGCATCGGTCATCAACAACCTGGCGGGAATTGGCCAAGGCCAAACCGCCAGCGTTCGCCTGACTGGTGGCGAGATCGACAACCCCAATCCCAACGATCCTCTCTACACGCTCGATTTCCCAGGTGGAACCGACTACCAAGGTGTTCGAAATCTTCGTGAGGATGACCCAAGTCGCTTGGAACGCACCGTTCCTTTGGATGTGTGGCGTCGTGGTGCGGACACGTTTGATGGCGTGACAACCGCTTACTACAACTTCCCGACCAGTTGGTTGGGCGACGATCCCAGCAGCAGTGGCCTGGACCTCGACAAGACTTACATCAACCAAATCACCGCGGAACAACAGCAACGCGTTCGCGAAGTCATGTCGCTGTTCAGCGAATACTTGGGCGTTCAGTTTGTTGAGATTGGCGACACCGCATCGGGTGCCGTCACCAGCATTCCATCGGGAAGTCCTCTGCTGAGCATCACCCTGGGTGAGCTTTACGGCAGCGTTGACGACAACCTGACCGTGAACAGTGCCGTTGGTGGCGTGACGTTGGACACGCGTCCATTGGACATCAACGGTCAAACGTTCTTGGGCGTTGATCCCAATGCGGCTTCCATTGGCGACCGCCAGCTTTTGGTGATGGACGCGCAAGACTTCGACGCCAGCGTCGATGACCAAACCGGAGGCGAGTTCTTCCGCGGTGCGTTCTTGGGTGTCGGCCAATTGCTCGGCTACGGTTACTCCGATCACCTGCCGCAACCTGTCACGCAATCAACCGGATCGGTTCTCGATGGTTTGAACCCCGAGTCACCCGACGTGGTCGACTCATCGTCGCAACTGGGAGACGCGAACGAAGCGTTGTTCCCAAGCCCATCGGACATCGTCAACGGACAATACTTGTTCCGTCCCGAAGCCAACGACATCGACCTTTATCGATTCGAGTTGACGGAACCGGGCAAGCTCTCCATTTCGACAGTGGCTCAACGCCTGAGTCTTTCCAGCACGCTGGACACCGCCCTTCGCCTGTACAAGCAAGTCGGTGCTGACGAGTACGTCGAAATCGCGGCCAACGACGACTACTTCAGCGACGACTCGTTGATCGAAATCGACATTCTGGAAGCTGGCGACTATGTCGTCGGTGTCAGTGCCTCAGGCAACAATTCGTACAACCCTGTGATCGCCGGAACCGGTATCGGTGGCGTGACCGAGGGCACCTACGAATTGGTTATGTCCTACGAAACGGCCGCGTCCAGCAGTTTGTTGGACACTCCGGTCGGTGGAACAGCAGCACAACCGCTGGACGGTGACGCCGATGGTCAACCTGGCGGCGAATTCAACTTCTGGTTCAACCCAACCAATCCCGACGCCGTCATTTATGTCGACAGCGTCACGGGAACCAATTTGCCCGACCGCGACTTCACAACGAACGATGTCAATCAGTTCGACTTGTTCGTCACGATGGGCACGCCAACCAAGCCTGTTGCTGAGATCGACGACGCGATCCGTTTGGCTGAATTCCGTTTGAACAACGGCGGCACGCCCGTCACCAAGATTCGTGTGATCGGTGGCGGCAGCTATGAAATCGGTCGTTCGGACTTCGGCAACGCTTTGAAAGACGGTTCCAGCCTCGATGTTCCACAGGACATCGCGTTGGTCATCGACGGTGGTTCCGAATTCAAGATGTCACGCAGCCGAATTGGCGTTGGCAGTACCTCCGAATCAGTCGATCGCAGCAACTCGTCACTGCAAATCCTGGGCACACCTTACGACGCGGTCTCGTTCGTTGGACTGAACGGCCAAGTCGGCTCATGGGGCGGCATCGATCTGCGTGGAGACATCGACTACGCCGACGACAGCAAAATCAATATGGAAGACAACGCGGTCTTCCTGAACCACATCCAATACGCCGACATCCAACACGGTGGTGGTCAAGTTTCGGTCGACGGTCAAACGCTGACCATCTCGCCAATCGAGTTGGCAGACGTTCGCGCCACGATCCTGAACAACCAAATCCGCAATTCGGCCCAAGCCGCCATTGCCGCGACGCCAAACACGTTCGAAGAAACCCGATTCGACGAATCGCAGTACCAAAATCAAGTCGCCCCCGGTGCCTCGACTCCTTCATACTTCACCAGCGATGTCACCCGCGTTGGGCCTCACATTCGCGGCAACGTCCTGACGAACAACTCCATCAACGGGTTGCAAATTCGTTTGTTGACACCGACCGGTGGTGACTTGCAATCACTCGACGTCAACGCTCGGTTCGATGACACCGACATCGTTCACGTCCTGACCGAGAACTTGTTGATCGAAGGCAATCCCGGTGGCGTCAACGCTGCGAACGAAGCACCCAGCGTGTTGCTGGTTCGCACCGCTACCACAGCAACACCAGCCGCAGCGGATGGACTGGACGCGGGCAACTATGTCTACCGCATGACCTTCGTCGATCAGAATGGATTCGAATCGACACCGAGCGACAACACCTCAGCCGTGACCGTCGCCGCGAATGGTTCGGTTCAATTGTCGGGACTGCCAACCGTTTCCGCCTCCAGCGATTTCTCCGGTCGTCGCCTTTATCGTGCAACCGTGGACGCCAACGGAAACCCTGGTG from Rhodopirellula bahusiensis includes:
- the dnaE gene encoding DNA polymerase III subunit alpha is translated as MSDTIIAPEMSIEAATEIPEPQPFVHLHCHSHYSLLDGAGDIGKLVNRAVDHGMNALALTDHGNLHGALEFYRKAKDAGINPIIGYEAYIAPGSRFDKGGASSSKAASYHLTLLAQNRTGFKNLIKLASAASLEGFYFKPRIDKEILEKYNEGIVCLSGCVSSEFSRAILKGIQTKEHEQEAKKVAGWFHKVFGDRYFIEIMNNDVDIQRTQLEGAVDIANKMGLPLVATSDCHYVNQEDAEAQDIMLCINTGRFRTDNTRMKMENDQFFLRSPQQMYEKFPGLEDAVGRSQQIADTVDIQLEFNQYFFPSFPCPDELTPLDYLRKLCEQGLMERYEGDDERIIDGKLSDEVMARLDRELDVIEKLGYPTYFLIVWDFVNHARDIGISATARGSGVGAIVCYALYMSHVCPLRYDLLFERFLDESRTEPPDIDIDFEKERRIEVIDYVKERYGSEMVCQIGTFGTLAAKAAIKDTGRALGIPLSRVNQITELVPDELKITIAKSLDKSADLKMIYDGDPEIRELLDLAMKIEGLARNVGTHAAAVVIADKPLTEYVPLGRVPGKQDVITQWAMVDVEASGLLKMDFLGLRNLTILSRTVKLVEQTTGNTIDPLKFPLDDKPSYALLQRGETKGVFQLESGGIRDLLQRMKPDTFNDIIATAALYRPGPLEGGMVDDYVNIKHGRQQPEYKHPVLKEILEETNSIMVYQEQVMRILNRLGDVPLAKAYTCIKAISKKKQALIDANHDVFIAGSVKNGLAEKDAEDIWNLIVKFAGYGFNKSHSTAYALVAYQTAFLKAHYPVEFMAALLSSDISGRNFKRKDALVEHMEDCDRMDIEVLPPNVNQSDADFGVLDGKIPFALSAIKACGGSTAISIEAERRKNGPFKDIFDFCERIDPHDCNRSAIETLIKAGAFDSFGAKRSQLASVIERAMQAGAKVQADKKTGQASFFDAFDEDDDASDDGDSAAVPLPDIEEWPDREKLLAEKEVLGFYLDSHPLAEFENKLATFRTHTTESMADCKDRDEVIVGGMISSIKIAHTKNPKPGAPSKYANFDLEDMAGSVRCICWPKGFAVCGERIQPDAVVLAKAKVDRRGGGDEINLIIDELTPLDELDSRYTHGIRIRLDEAEHDEKTVSNVREIVRGYPGNKDLLLAMQLCEGETVHFKADKFRVDITPQLRERLDDLLGTGHYKLLMSKPKR
- a CDS encoding cytochrome-c peroxidase; this encodes MTNLHFARTDSRTQQGRAVWQLAIAFGLATCVMGFRYSVAAEPSAVGQGTAPETRRLELPETPFNYSDIDWPEHFRSAVERFDNTPPDNSLTDDGATLGRVLFYDMSLSANGTVSCASCHKQELSFTDDEPLSVGFDGEKVARNSMSLVNARFYQRGRFFWDERARTLEQQVLMPIENPIEMGHDLDELIPQLAADPIYPPLFTKAFGSSEVTIDRVAKALAQFVRSIVSYQSKYDIGLAEAGSYRRSFPNFTEQENLGKDVFLRRANCVSCHLSNALPFNPHRPDEPYDSSKRPSRQAAFFTMTTPAVNGVDADTDEVDLGVGAISNAEMDRGRFKSPSLRNVELTGPFMHDGRFRTLDQVVEHYNWSIKPHPNLDGRLDNFAANGMALPEVPKVALVAFLRTLTDRSVLTEEKWSDPFVSASSVDQGGQTSNIK
- a CDS encoding Spy/CpxP family protein refolding chaperone, which produces MRPESSRTLLTANADMRSPEFESPWNGFAEPDAPHGFEDGKINTNITSQPGETRMRHLIAMALIACLAASATADDKPEGKKKRAGNRGAGTWIAQNVAKSLEKVDLTDEQKEKWNEAKESFTAQMKELKEEGLTPALTKKRSEIQKEAREAGVKGKELAAKLKEGFSEEEQALFAKQQKAVRSMRASVAGMLTAEQIAALPEQAQKQMTAAKERGQGKGKGQGKGKGKGKGKKKQND